One Oryzomonas sagensis genomic region harbors:
- a CDS encoding PilZ domain-containing protein — translation MNTRKFTRVEISAVATIECHDRTISGEVTEISLRGLFIKTAVKLPVNQQVYVKARCLKKEFQFPATVIYEQEQGLGLKIDEINLPSFFHLRELIASKMEDPDAVIQETFIMADIITG, via the coding sequence GTGAACACGAGAAAATTTACGAGGGTGGAAATCTCGGCAGTGGCAACCATCGAGTGCCATGATCGGACCATATCCGGCGAGGTTACGGAGATAAGCCTGCGGGGCCTGTTTATAAAAACCGCCGTCAAGCTCCCCGTCAACCAGCAGGTGTATGTAAAGGCGCGTTGCCTGAAGAAGGAATTCCAATTCCCGGCCACCGTGATCTACGAGCAGGAACAGGGCTTGGGGCTCAAGATCGATGAGATCAACCTCCCGTCCTTTTTCCATTTACGGGAGCTTATCGCTTCGAAGATGGAGGACCCCGATGCCGTCATCCAGGAAACATTCATCATGGCCGACATCATAACCGGGTAG
- a CDS encoding DUF3024 domain-containing protein — translation MALPDREAARVEDLLGAFCRARSGAAVTLAYQTRGNRVALVETRPLFIDPNIMNSVNVAQFEFDPESQIWTLYWYDRKNRRQPYPTGRNRDTLEKLVAEVGADPTGIFWD, via the coding sequence ATGGCGTTGCCCGATAGGGAAGCGGCACGGGTGGAGGATCTCTTGGGCGCGTTCTGCCGGGCGCGGAGCGGCGCTGCGGTGACCCTTGCCTACCAGACCAGGGGGAACCGGGTGGCCCTGGTGGAGACCCGCCCCCTGTTCATCGACCCGAACATCATGAACAGCGTGAACGTGGCCCAGTTCGAATTCGACCCGGAGTCGCAGATTTGGACCCTGTACTGGTACGACCGGAAGAACCGGCGCCAGCCGTACCCCACGGGACGCAACCGGGATACCCTGGAAAAACTGGTCGCCGAGGTGGGGGCCGATCCCACCGGCATCTTCTGGGATTAG